In Ptiloglossa arizonensis isolate GNS036 chromosome 6, iyPtiAriz1_principal, whole genome shotgun sequence, a single window of DNA contains:
- the LOC143148708 gene encoding uncharacterized protein LOC143148708, whose product MIHSHIKNVNYVYDTLDYNIPCIEPCIDVGQNFPSKTDKQEESLQYQSNLQFKWIHTPHLLYKNNAYQITTPSYEQSLLKSVDNKCFQLPIDKVNNYNQWNIANISHISHQRSTCFKQKLCKTGIVSNKQDKTEISNLKVINTGTTFSNSEINCCEFYHNKDQDYKKYNCNTNENKISNIQTQKHFDLALKPEQLAIQEDIYKMDVVCWNEGINTIINSQVPTEDNFTMDNFIVHKKLKTSFQHFLKRAEQETLINFPILSQMKSLQTVSATSKCWKFVAQKNLENKNQLDSSINSINNSDTNASNSIRKLSAGKASGLSNIYPKPTQLQMFQKSLNIALDKAQTVDCEKKDNMENLLYKSAVKQTEQNNVNILQQTASVTELATFKKHYYDTLLNIQQAKVAVANSLAISSVESSTKYDPYYSNCSYQQQQLLQQHGQLSVNPQFAVHTMAQSRLSNVYNTPYTWVRYNDWRHPTVRQLRIPQQSLFHHSRNKDNRTGPGISRNAFDCWVQRTNMHDDSAITKMQHQFWVTKQALSRKLGKKEDECIVASDAELDAKLELFRSIQESCSYLQRVIDKYQERLCNLAQEENAMGRFLKDAGKQDKTRAGKMMSAVGKSLSYSGQQRLALRAPLGRLYQEVETFRQRAIEDTLQNVQAMEKARTEYRAALSWMKNISQELDPDTSKQLEKFRKVQTRVRQGKIAFDNLALDCLQKVDLLAAARCNMFSHALVLYQSTLLNFTKKSAQAYSTIASSFKGYQRYDFMVVRELVEPSSKLAQETGGDDDLDDKDKLPFFEMDYHDNIEEAEEVKPNMHGSLEYNEQDEKLLDIECDTKDMLELEGLNINSSSSKNGIISPTSNIEHKENLNQLFDNLVLDNNVSRNSEQSINNTKEGNQFKIHKNFEEPNLGMDIFDKSIMNFNASNLSSLDIQDQGEQSLQALTSENMALLNDILSDKQSIGNEWEALSNDTFLPPNILKQSLGDAALGVGHKSMPTTNTDDKKKSKTGKQKGNSWLDLFAELDPLANNPMENLSSDSNAPA is encoded by the exons ATGATTCACAGTCACATAAAGAATGTGAATTATGTATATGATACATTAGATTATAATATTCCATGCATAGAACCTTGTATTGATGTTGGACAAAATTTTCCATCAAAGACTGACAAACAAGAAGAATCATTACAGTATCAGTCAAACTTACAATTTAAATGGATTCATACACCCCATCTTTTGTATAAGAACAATGCTTACCAAATTACTACACCCAGTTACGAACAAAGTCTCCTCAAATCAGTGGATAATAAATGTTTTCAATTACCCATTGATAAGGTTAATAATTATAACCAGTGGAATATAGCTAACATATCTCATATATCACATCAG AGAAGTACCTGtttcaaacaaaaattatgtaaaactGGAATAGTTTCAAACAAACAAGATAAAACTGagatttcaaatttgaaagtaATAAATACTGGCACAACCTTTTCAAACTCAGAAATAAACTGTTGTGAATTTTATCATAATAAAGATCAAGATTATAAGAAGTATAATTgcaatacaaatgaaaataaaatttctaatatACAAACACAAAAACATTTTGATCTAGCATTGAAACCTGAACAACTAGCAATTCAAGAGGATATATATAAAATGGATGTTGTATgttggaacgaaggaataaatacaataataaacaGTCAg GTGCCAACAGAAGATAATTTTACAATGGACAATTTTATAGTGCATAAAAAACTTAAAACtagttttcaacattttttaaaacgtgCAGAACAAGAAACTttaatta ATTTTCCAATATTGTCTCAAATGAAGTCACTGCAAACAGTTTCTGCCACATCCAAATGTTGGAAATTTGTAGCTCAGAAGAAcctagaaaataaaaatcaattagATTCTTCAATAAATAGCATTAATAATTCTGATACAAATGCATCAAATAGTATAAGGAAATTAAGTGCAGGGAAAGCATCAGGATTGTCAAATATCTATCCAAAACCAACTCAATTGCAAATGTTTCAAAAAAGTTTAAACATTGCTCTTGATAAAGCACAAACAGTGGACTGTGAAAAAAAGGACAATATGGAAAATTTACTATACAA ATCTGCAGTGAAGCAAACAGAACAAAATAATGTGAATATTTTACAACAAACTGCATCTGTTACAGAGTTAGCTACATTTAAGAAACATTACTATGATACACTGCTGAATATTCAGCAAGCTAAAG TGGCAGTGGCAAATTCCTTGGCAATATCATCTGTGGAAAGTTCCACCAAATATGATCCGTATTATTCAAATTGCTCGTATCAACAACAGCAATTGTTACAACAACATGGACAATTATCTGTAAACCCACAATTTGCAGTGCATACTATGGCACAATCAAGATTATCAAACGTATACAATACTCCGTACACTTGGGTGAGATATAATGATTGGAGACATCCAACAGTGAGACAGTTAAGAATCCCACAGCAG TCCCTATTTCATCATTCAAGGAACAAAGA TAACAGAACTGGACCAGGTATATCAAGAAATGCTTTTGATTGTTGGGTACAGAGGACCAATATGCATGACGACTCTGCCATTACAAAGATGCAACATCAGTTCTGGGTTACAAAGCAAGCTTTATCGCGGAAATTAGGAAAAAAAGAAGATGAGTGTATAGTAGCATCTGATGCAGAATTGGATGCTAAGTTAGAATTGTTTCGTAGCATACAAGAGTCTTGCTCTTATTTACAAAGAGTTATTGATAAATATCAAGAAAGATTATGCA ACCTTGCACAGGAAGAGAATGCAATGGGACGATTTCTTAAAGATGCTGGTAAACAAGACAAAACTAGAGCTGGTAAAATGATGTCAGCAGTTGGGAAATCATTGTCTTATTCTGGTCAACAAAGACTTGCACTAAGAGCTCCACTGGGTCGATTatatcaggaagtagaaacatTTAGGCAGAGAGCAATTGAAGACACATTGCAAAATGTTCAAGCAATGGAAAAAGCTCGTACAGAGTACAGAGCAGCTTTGTCatggatgaaaaatatttctcaggAATTAGATCCTGATACAtcgaaacaattagaaaaatttcGTAAAGTTCAAACACGTGTCAGACA AGGTAAGATTGCATTCGATAACTTGGCCTTAGATTGTCTTCAAAAAGTAGATTTACTAGCAGCAGCAAGATGCAACATGTTCAGTCATGCTCTAGTTTTATATCAAAGCACACTTCTAAATTTTACCAAAAAATCTGCACAAGCATATTCCACAATAGCAAGCAGTTTTAAAGGCTATCAACGATACGATTTCATGGTTGTAAGAGAACTTGTTGAACCTTCGAGTAAATTGGCTCAAGAAACTGGAGGTGATGACGATCTTGATGATAAAGATAA GTTACCATTTTTTGAAATGGATTATCATGATAATATAGAAGAAGCCGAAGAAGTAAAACCAAACATGCACGGTTCACTTGAATACAATGAACAAGATGAAAAATTGTTGGATATTGAGTGTGACACAAAGGATATGCTAGAATTGGAAGgattaaatataaattcgagTTCGTCGAAAAATGGAATCATATCGCCCACTTCTAATATAGAGCATAAGGAAAATCTTAATCAACTTTTTGACAATCTAGTTTTAGATAACAATGTGTCTCGTAACAGTGAACAATCAATTAATAATACTAAAGAAGGAAATCAATTTAAAATACACAAAAATTTTGAGGAACCAAATTTGGGAATGGACATATTTGATAAATCTATTATGAATTTTAATGCAAGTAATCTTTCCTCCTTAGACATACAAGATCAAGGAGAACAATCTTTGCAGGCccttacatctgaaaatatggCTCTCTTAAATGATATTCTAAGCGATAAGCAAAGTATTGGTAATGAATGGGAGGCACTATCCAATGATACTTTTTTACCACCGAATATTTTGAAACAAAGTTTAGGTGATGCAGCACTTGGTGTTGGACACAAAAGCATGCCTACTACTAACACAGATGACAAA
- the LOC143148469 gene encoding uncharacterized protein LOC143148469 isoform X2, which yields MSETRHHLHSVSDLYAADEIEVLLLEEIRDLELPPSAYSRPEDIQDFEIGSRTGGQISSQPLELDSPGVHSTVHSWDSHANYHGHYGYDDHHGSSSNALAWPRASHLVLYCDIQGHLKTAIGVVRLLLLISSAACLATLCSSGTAKVSLFMLPLVGRLRFMIFVAVFCFLITALLLFLDISHIVYVFPLNWAKLNAWVFTGIGLSYALSSALLACSIWEYHSGGWVPKRTRSQLSAAAALGLSCAILAFLLSWIHGRSGSSCRSPDSRNHTPTQLYKPVDNSSSSGVTLKEHSPKRPTSWVVKNQQSKKQNTDSDTNTNNGHHGNDNHAKYKHGVNRKDHWASARQHFLHSEENTEDIQRDDVDVERRRRRRRRDGDTSSTGDGNLISTKTDSGHITGDNKTRRVPRKLPLQSVEQSRPWPGVEHRGSDSIQVRNKSSQMPVNSNAQGYCGINESSSMQVTQNGFHWEMECTSSNSIEKAEITMARTAMWSGQWHPPPDDVQPCSSKTIDPYSFA from the exons ATGAGCGAGACTCGGCATCATCTTCACTCGGTCTCGGACTTATATGCAGCCGACGAGATAGAGGTGCTTCTCTTAGAAGAGATTCGTGACCTGGAACTACCACCTTCTGCGTATTCTAGACCTGAGGATATTCAGGACTTTGAAATCG GCAGTAGGACAGGGGGGCAAATTAGCTCCCAACCTTTGGAGCTGGATTCACCAGGGGTCCATTCAACAGTCCATTCATGGGACTCGCATGCTAATTATCATGGTCATTATGGCTATGATGATCACCATGGCTCTTCCTCCAATGCTTTGGCTTGGCCAAGAGCAAGCCACTTGGTTCTTTATTGTGACATACAGGGACATCTTAAAACAGCTATTGGTGTTGTTAGACTCTTACTACTT ataTCATCTGCAGCGTGTTTGGCAACATTATGCAGCTCCGGCACTGCCAAGGTCAGCTTATTTATGTTGCCTTTAGTCGGGCGGCTGCGTTTCATGATCTTTGTAGCCGTTTTCTGTTTTTTGATCACTGCATTGCTCCTCTTCCTTGATATTTCGCACATTGTCTATGTTTTTCCTCTCAATTGGGCTAAATTG AATGCTTGGGTATTCACTGGTATAGGCTTATCTTATGCCTTGAGTAGTGCACTATTAGCATGCTCTATATGGGAATACCACAGTGGAGGCTGGGTGCCAAAACGCACTCGTTCTCAGTTGTCTGCTGCGGCAGCACTTGGTCTGTCATGTGCTATTTTAGCATTCTTACTTTCGTGGATACATGGTCGCAGCGGTTCTAGTTGTAGGAGTCCTGATAGTCGTAATCATACACCAACACAACTTTATAAACCTGTTGATAATTCTTCCTCTTCTGGG GTTACTCTCAAAGAGCATAGCCCTAAGAGGCCTACTTCATGGGTTGTCAAAAATCAACAGTCAAAGAAACAAAATACTGACAGTGATACAAATACAAACAACGGTCATCATGGTAATGATAATCATGCAAAATATAAACATGGTGTTAATAGAAAAGATCATTGGGCTTCTGCAAGGCAACATTTTTTACATTCTGAGGAAAATACGGAAGATATTCAAAGAGACGATGTTGATGttgaaaggagaagaagaaggcgaagaagagaTGGTGATACTAGTTCAACAGGCGATGGGAATTTAATAAGTACCAAAACTGATAGTGGTCATATTACGGGCGATAATAAAACTAGACGAGTACCGCGAAAATTACCTCTGCAATCAGTAGAGCAATCTCGGCCTTGGCCTGGTGTTGAACACAGGGGCAGTGATTCTATACAAGTTAGAAATAAAAGTTCGCAAATGCCAGTGAACAGTAACGCACAGGGCTATTGTGGTATAAATGAATCTAGTTCTATGCAAGTGACTCAAAATGGTTTCCACTGGGAGATGGAATGTACATCCAGTAACAGCATTGAAAAAGCGGAAATAACTATGGCCCGCACTGCCATGTGGTCTGGACAATGGCATCCACCACCTGACGATGTTCAACCCTGTTCTAGCAAAACTATTGACCCTTATAGCTTTGCCTGA
- the LOC143148469 gene encoding uncharacterized protein LOC143148469 isoform X1, protein MSETRHHLHSVSDLYAADEIEVLLLEEIRDLELPPSAYSRPEDIQDFEIAGSRTGGQISSQPLELDSPGVHSTVHSWDSHANYHGHYGYDDHHGSSSNALAWPRASHLVLYCDIQGHLKTAIGVVRLLLLISSAACLATLCSSGTAKVSLFMLPLVGRLRFMIFVAVFCFLITALLLFLDISHIVYVFPLNWAKLNAWVFTGIGLSYALSSALLACSIWEYHSGGWVPKRTRSQLSAAAALGLSCAILAFLLSWIHGRSGSSCRSPDSRNHTPTQLYKPVDNSSSSGVTLKEHSPKRPTSWVVKNQQSKKQNTDSDTNTNNGHHGNDNHAKYKHGVNRKDHWASARQHFLHSEENTEDIQRDDVDVERRRRRRRRDGDTSSTGDGNLISTKTDSGHITGDNKTRRVPRKLPLQSVEQSRPWPGVEHRGSDSIQVRNKSSQMPVNSNAQGYCGINESSSMQVTQNGFHWEMECTSSNSIEKAEITMARTAMWSGQWHPPPDDVQPCSSKTIDPYSFA, encoded by the exons ATGAGCGAGACTCGGCATCATCTTCACTCGGTCTCGGACTTATATGCAGCCGACGAGATAGAGGTGCTTCTCTTAGAAGAGATTCGTGACCTGGAACTACCACCTTCTGCGTATTCTAGACCTGAGGATATTCAGGACTTTGAAATCG CAGGCAGTAGGACAGGGGGGCAAATTAGCTCCCAACCTTTGGAGCTGGATTCACCAGGGGTCCATTCAACAGTCCATTCATGGGACTCGCATGCTAATTATCATGGTCATTATGGCTATGATGATCACCATGGCTCTTCCTCCAATGCTTTGGCTTGGCCAAGAGCAAGCCACTTGGTTCTTTATTGTGACATACAGGGACATCTTAAAACAGCTATTGGTGTTGTTAGACTCTTACTACTT ataTCATCTGCAGCGTGTTTGGCAACATTATGCAGCTCCGGCACTGCCAAGGTCAGCTTATTTATGTTGCCTTTAGTCGGGCGGCTGCGTTTCATGATCTTTGTAGCCGTTTTCTGTTTTTTGATCACTGCATTGCTCCTCTTCCTTGATATTTCGCACATTGTCTATGTTTTTCCTCTCAATTGGGCTAAATTG AATGCTTGGGTATTCACTGGTATAGGCTTATCTTATGCCTTGAGTAGTGCACTATTAGCATGCTCTATATGGGAATACCACAGTGGAGGCTGGGTGCCAAAACGCACTCGTTCTCAGTTGTCTGCTGCGGCAGCACTTGGTCTGTCATGTGCTATTTTAGCATTCTTACTTTCGTGGATACATGGTCGCAGCGGTTCTAGTTGTAGGAGTCCTGATAGTCGTAATCATACACCAACACAACTTTATAAACCTGTTGATAATTCTTCCTCTTCTGGG GTTACTCTCAAAGAGCATAGCCCTAAGAGGCCTACTTCATGGGTTGTCAAAAATCAACAGTCAAAGAAACAAAATACTGACAGTGATACAAATACAAACAACGGTCATCATGGTAATGATAATCATGCAAAATATAAACATGGTGTTAATAGAAAAGATCATTGGGCTTCTGCAAGGCAACATTTTTTACATTCTGAGGAAAATACGGAAGATATTCAAAGAGACGATGTTGATGttgaaaggagaagaagaaggcgaagaagagaTGGTGATACTAGTTCAACAGGCGATGGGAATTTAATAAGTACCAAAACTGATAGTGGTCATATTACGGGCGATAATAAAACTAGACGAGTACCGCGAAAATTACCTCTGCAATCAGTAGAGCAATCTCGGCCTTGGCCTGGTGTTGAACACAGGGGCAGTGATTCTATACAAGTTAGAAATAAAAGTTCGCAAATGCCAGTGAACAGTAACGCACAGGGCTATTGTGGTATAAATGAATCTAGTTCTATGCAAGTGACTCAAAATGGTTTCCACTGGGAGATGGAATGTACATCCAGTAACAGCATTGAAAAAGCGGAAATAACTATGGCCCGCACTGCCATGTGGTCTGGACAATGGCATCCACCACCTGACGATGTTCAACCCTGTTCTAGCAAAACTATTGACCCTTATAGCTTTGCCTGA